Proteins from one Cryptomeria japonica chromosome 4, Sugi_1.0, whole genome shotgun sequence genomic window:
- the LOC131069768 gene encoding BTB/POZ domain-containing protein At1g01640 isoform X2, with protein sequence MQHIKANSHLLCNSCDRELGFIRRNINVAQFLYCDECVKAQKFHPDHEFLQTWDKDVFLQPFADLSLEGSDGGILRAHKAVMAGKSKVFKTMLRAGMPESVCGKAKISDMTVEELRPLINFLYTGRVNQRSLECHSVALYRASHKYDLPLLTAICERFLESNVFRDIRGVFELAVDHDVEKFQEAVLPFIFSEGFVESNPPALVLKTVRTASKFDCFAEYRKKNFKEVSFLMELAIYRIADHLDGPHKGAEELNEVVSLQGGTVL encoded by the exons ATGCAGCACATAAAGGCAAATTCTCATCTTTTATGCAACTCATGTGATAGAGAGTTAGGGTTTATTAGGCGTAATATTAATGTCGCACAATTTCTTTACTGTGACGAATGTGTCAAAGCTCAGAAATTTCACCCTGACCATGAATTCTTACAAACCTGGGACAAAGATGTATTCCTTCAACCTTTCGCCGATCTCTCATTGGAAGGAAGCGATGGAGGAATTTTGAGGGCACATAAAGCCGTTATG GCAGGGAAGTCCAAAGTTTTCAAGACGATGCTGAGGGCAGGAATGCCCGAGTCTGTTTGCGGTAAAGCGAAAATATCAGATATGACAGTTGAAGAATTGCGTCCGTTAATTAATTTTTTGTATACAGGCAGAGTAAATCAAAGAAGCTTGGAATGTCATAGCGTTGCACTTTACAGGGCTTCTCATAAGTATGATCTGCCTCTTTTGACGGCCATATGTGAACGATTTCTTGAAAGTAATGTGTTTAGAGATATTCGTGGAGTTTTCGAGCTTGCTGTAGATCATGATGTGGAAAAATTTCAGGAAGCTGTGTTGCCTTTTATTTTCAGCGAAGGTTTTGTGGAGAGCAACCCTCCCGCTTTAGTATTGAAAACAGTGCGAACGGCTTCCAAGTTCGACTGCTTTGCCGAGTACCGAAAGAAGAATTTTAAGGAAGTTTCTTTTTTAATGGAGCTCGCCATATATCGCATTGCAG ATCATCTCGACGGTCCACACAAGGGGGCGGAAGAACTAAACGAAGTGGTGTCG
- the LOC131069768 gene encoding BTB/POZ domain-containing protein At1g01640 isoform X3: protein MQHIKANSHLLCNSCDRELGFIRRNINVAQFLYCDECVKAQKFHPDHEFLQTWDKDVFLQPFADLSLEGSDGGILRAHKAVMAGKSKVFKTMLRAGMPESVCGKAKISDMTVEELRPLINFLYTGRVNQRSLECHSVALYRASHKYDLPLLTAICERFLESNVFRDIRGVFELAVDHDVEKFQEAVLPFIFSEGFVESNPPALVLKTVRTASKFDCFAEYRKKNFKEVSFLMELAIYRIADHLDGPHKGAEELNEVVS, encoded by the exons ATGCAGCACATAAAGGCAAATTCTCATCTTTTATGCAACTCATGTGATAGAGAGTTAGGGTTTATTAGGCGTAATATTAATGTCGCACAATTTCTTTACTGTGACGAATGTGTCAAAGCTCAGAAATTTCACCCTGACCATGAATTCTTACAAACCTGGGACAAAGATGTATTCCTTCAACCTTTCGCCGATCTCTCATTGGAAGGAAGCGATGGAGGAATTTTGAGGGCACATAAAGCCGTTATG GCAGGGAAGTCCAAAGTTTTCAAGACGATGCTGAGGGCAGGAATGCCCGAGTCTGTTTGCGGTAAAGCGAAAATATCAGATATGACAGTTGAAGAATTGCGTCCGTTAATTAATTTTTTGTATACAGGCAGAGTAAATCAAAGAAGCTTGGAATGTCATAGCGTTGCACTTTACAGGGCTTCTCATAAGTATGATCTGCCTCTTTTGACGGCCATATGTGAACGATTTCTTGAAAGTAATGTGTTTAGAGATATTCGTGGAGTTTTCGAGCTTGCTGTAGATCATGATGTGGAAAAATTTCAGGAAGCTGTGTTGCCTTTTATTTTCAGCGAAGGTTTTGTGGAGAGCAACCCTCCCGCTTTAGTATTGAAAACAGTGCGAACGGCTTCCAAGTTCGACTGCTTTGCCGAGTACCGAAAGAAGAATTTTAAGGAAGTTTCTTTTTTAATGGAGCTCGCCATATATCGCATTGCAG ATCATCTCGACGGTCCACACAAGGGGGCGGAAGAACTAAACGAAGTGGTGTCG TAA
- the LOC131069768 gene encoding BTB/POZ domain-containing protein At3g56230 isoform X1 produces MQHIKANSHLLCNSCDRELGFIRRNINVAQFLYCDECVKAQKFHPDHEFLQTWDKDVFLQPFADLSLEGSDGGILRAHKAVMAGKSKVFKTMLRAGMPESVCGKAKISDMTVEELRPLINFLYTGRVNQRSLECHSVALYRASHKYDLPLLTAICERFLESNVFRDIRGVFELAVDHDVEKFQEAVLPFIFSEGFVESNPPALVLKTVRTASKFDCFAEYRKKNFKEVSFLMELAIYRIADHLDGPHKGAEELNEVVSKLYADYEDDELDAKEQEVSPSMDTSS; encoded by the exons ATGCAGCACATAAAGGCAAATTCTCATCTTTTATGCAACTCATGTGATAGAGAGTTAGGGTTTATTAGGCGTAATATTAATGTCGCACAATTTCTTTACTGTGACGAATGTGTCAAAGCTCAGAAATTTCACCCTGACCATGAATTCTTACAAACCTGGGACAAAGATGTATTCCTTCAACCTTTCGCCGATCTCTCATTGGAAGGAAGCGATGGAGGAATTTTGAGGGCACATAAAGCCGTTATG GCAGGGAAGTCCAAAGTTTTCAAGACGATGCTGAGGGCAGGAATGCCCGAGTCTGTTTGCGGTAAAGCGAAAATATCAGATATGACAGTTGAAGAATTGCGTCCGTTAATTAATTTTTTGTATACAGGCAGAGTAAATCAAAGAAGCTTGGAATGTCATAGCGTTGCACTTTACAGGGCTTCTCATAAGTATGATCTGCCTCTTTTGACGGCCATATGTGAACGATTTCTTGAAAGTAATGTGTTTAGAGATATTCGTGGAGTTTTCGAGCTTGCTGTAGATCATGATGTGGAAAAATTTCAGGAAGCTGTGTTGCCTTTTATTTTCAGCGAAGGTTTTGTGGAGAGCAACCCTCCCGCTTTAGTATTGAAAACAGTGCGAACGGCTTCCAAGTTCGACTGCTTTGCCGAGTACCGAAAGAAGAATTTTAAGGAAGTTTCTTTTTTAATGGAGCTCGCCATATATCGCATTGCAG ATCATCTCGACGGTCCACACAAGGGGGCGGAAGAACTAAACGAAGTGGTGTCG